A single Kitasatospora kifunensis DNA region contains:
- a CDS encoding ATP-binding protein, whose protein sequence is MRLPIRHIANNVLWTTTGACWAIWRVAATNYSHAPSAAKKARLQALESLVKALIGEPMLLSLCPQVDPVAVVRAMVADVDLEASPRYEQLGHTVLDELEQMELTGRTDWLALPLPALSRRDAMKSMLSATRAELDLQLGLLPAAITTAEIEHRTEQARRLCTQWPTGVETRPATEAEILWIYGHSTRRGLIEPLLPDGTEPAVRGRGRTVAALNEMVLAEGGTGAANSAGDRRALASSPFKRRYLQVSSQWGDSHQALLALSEMPQAFALPGAAYLQQLDDLAYPVDWAARLVVTPGAKAEAKTRRRARHLRAQAAEYEGDPAGPPATVAQHVADNDEYRERLTASAREVEVRAMVTLAVWGASADEAQDRAAALASDFGATDYTFSRPVGEQASLWQAMLPGCRTPRVLLGYAQTLLARDFAMAMPWCGSQLGDERGALFGLQLASGGARPVLIDPARGPRENTSASMAFLGEPGAGKSVAMKTAVFNVLATGRRTDLPGSRGRAVIVDRTKEEEWVRFATSCPGTTQVIRVGQSAEVSLDPLRIFVTQGPKTAARFCESFLTLLLGVRPMDLEGVALSEALQAVLERPAPSMRALVQELTARGGDDVAAHTLARKLNAVARKDLARVVFDEALPVVDTRRADSVVFAVNALQLPKPAELASEHRIERLEFEKVMGRALMYLVAAVARETVMADPQEFGVAVFDECWWLTSSDEGLDLLLELIRDGRKHRAAAYLASHDPYDIGPADSEKGAVIRGLIPHRLVFRQTNRDLAQRALAFLGVDATDSHLLDLVTTGLSPIDLPENEKAARAGECLYHDLAGRIGLMRVLIPRDEAIARTIRTTPGDYQATA, encoded by the coding sequence ATGAGGCTGCCCATCCGTCACATCGCGAACAACGTCCTGTGGACGACCACCGGAGCCTGCTGGGCGATCTGGCGGGTGGCCGCCACCAACTACTCCCACGCGCCCTCCGCCGCGAAGAAGGCCCGGCTCCAGGCCCTGGAGTCACTGGTCAAGGCCCTGATCGGCGAACCGATGCTGCTGAGCCTGTGCCCGCAGGTCGACCCCGTCGCGGTGGTGCGCGCCATGGTCGCCGATGTCGACCTAGAGGCCAGCCCGCGCTACGAGCAGCTCGGCCACACGGTCCTGGACGAGCTGGAGCAGATGGAGCTCACCGGACGCACCGACTGGCTCGCCCTCCCGCTGCCCGCGCTCTCCCGCCGCGACGCCATGAAGTCGATGCTCTCGGCGACGCGGGCGGAGCTGGACCTGCAACTGGGGCTGCTGCCCGCCGCGATCACCACCGCCGAGATCGAGCACCGCACCGAGCAGGCCCGGCGGCTGTGCACCCAGTGGCCCACCGGGGTGGAGACGCGGCCCGCCACGGAGGCCGAGATCCTGTGGATCTACGGCCACAGCACCCGCCGCGGTCTCATCGAGCCGCTGCTGCCGGACGGCACCGAACCGGCGGTGCGCGGACGCGGCCGCACGGTCGCCGCCCTGAACGAGATGGTGCTCGCTGAAGGCGGCACCGGCGCCGCCAACTCCGCCGGCGACCGCCGCGCCCTGGCCTCCAGCCCGTTCAAGCGCCGCTACCTGCAGGTGTCCAGCCAGTGGGGCGACTCGCACCAGGCGCTGCTGGCGCTGTCCGAGATGCCGCAGGCGTTCGCGCTGCCCGGGGCGGCCTACCTGCAGCAACTCGACGACCTCGCCTACCCCGTCGACTGGGCGGCACGCCTGGTCGTCACCCCCGGTGCGAAGGCCGAGGCGAAAACCCGCAGGAGGGCGAGGCACCTGCGCGCCCAGGCCGCGGAGTACGAGGGCGACCCGGCCGGCCCACCGGCCACCGTGGCGCAGCACGTGGCCGACAACGACGAGTACCGGGAGCGGCTGACCGCCTCGGCCCGCGAGGTCGAGGTCCGCGCCATGGTCACCCTCGCTGTCTGGGGCGCCAGCGCGGACGAGGCGCAGGATCGTGCCGCCGCGCTGGCGTCGGATTTCGGGGCGACCGACTACACCTTCTCCCGGCCGGTCGGCGAGCAGGCCAGTCTGTGGCAGGCCATGCTGCCGGGCTGCCGCACCCCGCGGGTGCTGCTCGGTTACGCCCAGACGCTGCTCGCGCGGGACTTCGCGATGGCCATGCCCTGGTGCGGCTCGCAGCTGGGGGATGAGCGCGGCGCGCTGTTCGGCCTGCAGCTCGCCTCCGGCGGCGCCCGCCCCGTTCTGATCGACCCAGCCCGGGGACCGCGGGAGAACACGAGCGCGTCGATGGCGTTCCTCGGCGAGCCCGGCGCCGGCAAGAGCGTGGCGATGAAGACCGCCGTCTTCAACGTCCTCGCCACCGGTCGGCGCACCGACCTGCCCGGTTCGCGCGGCCGCGCGGTGATCGTGGACCGCACCAAGGAAGAGGAGTGGGTGCGATTCGCCACGTCCTGCCCCGGCACCACGCAGGTCATCCGGGTCGGCCAGAGCGCGGAGGTCAGCCTCGACCCGCTGCGGATCTTCGTCACACAGGGCCCGAAGACGGCGGCCCGTTTCTGTGAGAGCTTCCTGACGCTGCTGCTGGGGGTTCGGCCGATGGACCTCGAAGGGGTCGCCCTGTCCGAGGCGCTCCAGGCCGTCCTGGAGCGGCCCGCCCCCTCGATGCGGGCCCTGGTCCAGGAGCTGACGGCACGTGGCGGCGATGATGTGGCCGCGCACACGCTGGCCCGGAAGCTGAACGCGGTCGCGCGTAAGGACCTGGCCCGTGTGGTGTTCGACGAGGCACTGCCGGTCGTCGACACCCGCCGCGCCGACAGTGTGGTGTTCGCCGTCAACGCGCTGCAGCTACCCAAGCCGGCCGAACTCGCCAGCGAGCACCGCATCGAGCGACTGGAATTCGAGAAGGTCATGGGCCGCGCGCTCATGTACCTGGTCGCCGCCGTCGCCCGCGAAACCGTCATGGCCGACCCGCAGGAGTTCGGCGTCGCCGTCTTCGACGAGTGCTGGTGGCTCACCAGCAGCGACGAGGGCCTGGATCTGTTGCTGGAGCTGATCCGAGACGGCCGCAAGCACCGCGCCGCCGCCTACCTCGCCAGCCACGACCCCTACGACATCGGCCCCGCCGACAGCGAGAAGGGCGCCGTGATCCGGGGTCTGATCCCCCACCGGCTGGTCTTCCGTCAGACCAACCGCGACCTGGCCCAGCGCGCACTGGCGTTCCTCGGCGTCGATGCCACCGACAGCCACCTGCTCGACCTGGTCACCACCGGTCTGTCCCCGATCGACCTGCCCGAGAACGAGAAGGCGGCGCGGGCCGGCGAATGCCTCTACCACGACCTGGCCGGCCGCATCGGGCTGATGCGCGTTCTCATCCCCCGCGACGAGGCCATCGCCCGCACCATCCGCACCACCCCCGGCGACTACCAGGCCACCGCATGA
- a CDS encoding restriction system modified-DNA reader domain-containing protein, whose product MIITALGVLAVPTLSIHFEPEILAHLAQAAAGDTVHVTLSLGADSAPAQVGAVTPRGPLAEIMKAGLLAAGTALAFRQPRANRVGRAVVTPDGQLIVDGHPLPFPSPSKAAGAVTGNLINGWTLWHDPDGRTLDDLREELKKRTTE is encoded by the coding sequence TTGATCATCACTGCCTTGGGGGTACTCGCTGTGCCGACGCTGAGCATCCACTTCGAACCGGAGATCCTGGCCCACCTGGCCCAGGCTGCGGCGGGGGATACGGTTCACGTGACCCTGAGCCTCGGGGCCGATTCGGCTCCGGCACAAGTCGGCGCCGTGACTCCCAGGGGTCCGCTCGCTGAGATCATGAAGGCGGGCCTGCTCGCAGCCGGTACCGCGCTGGCCTTCCGTCAGCCGCGGGCCAATCGCGTAGGGCGAGCAGTCGTTACGCCTGACGGCCAACTCATTGTCGACGGGCACCCGCTGCCCTTCCCTTCGCCGTCCAAGGCGGCCGGGGCAGTGACGGGGAACCTGATCAACGGGTGGACGCTGTGGCACGACCCTGATGGACGGACACTCGACGACCTTCGCGAGGAGCTCAAGAAGCGGACCACCGAGTAG
- a CDS encoding C40 family peptidase: MSRRTIRLLAVATLLPLFGIVLLAAIASHAAGLAQTQAANTQQAAQAPCPDTTPSGTDTAQLTQQVQQALTGTAQVQVPGLDVPGEQIPNAKVIVATGIQLGVPARGQIIALATALQESDLRNLPGGDLDSLGLFQQRPSQGWGTAQQISDPLYASTRFYTALLTVPDWQQLPLTVAAQKVQQSGYPDAYAPHETLATTLQQAIAPTLSATATSTLPSADSTLTSTSGCATALPDATGTIPPGALPADYQIPTQAPAPVRAAIQWALGQLGTAYQWGGQCTDPHGADPAGRCDCSSLVQRAYGIAGITLTRTTYTQIHDGTAEPTDPAALHPGDLVFTEGTAQQPEHVAMAIGQGLLVQAPHAGAVVDVIPTSAFGQILAVRRVVAS, encoded by the coding sequence ATGAGCCGTCGCACCATTCGCCTCCTGGCCGTCGCCACCCTGCTACCCCTGTTCGGCATCGTCCTGCTCGCCGCCATCGCCTCCCACGCCGCCGGCCTCGCCCAAACCCAAGCCGCCAACACCCAACAGGCCGCACAGGCCCCGTGCCCCGACACCACACCCTCGGGAACCGACACCGCCCAGCTCACGCAGCAGGTCCAGCAAGCACTGACCGGCACCGCCCAAGTGCAGGTGCCCGGCCTGGACGTGCCGGGCGAACAGATCCCCAACGCCAAGGTGATCGTGGCGACCGGCATCCAGCTGGGCGTCCCGGCCCGCGGCCAGATCATCGCCCTGGCCACCGCGCTCCAAGAGTCCGACCTGCGCAACCTGCCCGGCGGCGACCTCGACTCGCTCGGCCTGTTCCAGCAGCGCCCCTCCCAAGGCTGGGGAACCGCCCAGCAGATCAGCGACCCCCTCTACGCCAGCACCCGGTTCTACACCGCACTGCTCACGGTCCCCGACTGGCAGCAACTGCCCCTGACCGTCGCCGCCCAGAAAGTCCAGCAATCCGGCTACCCGGACGCCTACGCCCCGCACGAGACGCTCGCCACCACCCTGCAACAGGCCATCGCCCCCACCCTCAGCGCCACCGCCACCAGCACGCTGCCATCCGCTGACAGCACCTTGACGAGCACCAGCGGATGCGCCACCGCGCTCCCGGATGCCACGGGCACAATCCCACCCGGCGCCCTGCCCGCCGACTACCAGATCCCGACCCAGGCGCCCGCCCCGGTGCGCGCCGCGATCCAGTGGGCCCTGGGCCAGCTGGGGACCGCGTACCAGTGGGGCGGCCAGTGCACCGACCCCCACGGCGCCGACCCCGCCGGGCGCTGCGACTGCTCCTCCCTGGTCCAACGCGCCTACGGCATCGCCGGCATCACCCTCACCCGCACCACCTACACGCAGATCCACGACGGCACCGCCGAACCCACCGACCCCGCCGCACTGCACCCCGGCGACCTCGTCTTCACCGAGGGAACGGCCCAGCAGCCCGAACACGTGGCCATGGCCATCGGCCAAGGACTCCTCGTGCAGGCGCCGCACGCCGGCGCCGTGGTCGACGTCATCCCCACCAGCGCCTTCGGCCAGATCCTCGCCGTCCGCCGGGTGGTGGCGAGCTGA
- a CDS encoding conjugal transfer protein, which translates to MNAPAEVAEDEQSWEEEAGGWSWSTGATANTAVVLRWAMWGLILLGPLLGSAAFLSRPASAGLARQQPPVAAPATGSQGAAGFAQLFVAAYISAGDGDQTKLTPFFPGATDLRLEGASGQRRGDQLTVVRLRQSDRDIWSVTVAAHVTTVTGASAGADGASPAADSSAGATTAPAAAAGSAGSVHYFQVPVATAPAGGGASGYVALAMPAEVAAPPRIQAPALVYGPWRPALPGDPLTAAVTEFLTSYLTGTGDLTRYLSPGTQLTAISPAPYTALAVDELAVEGEQSGTQLTTVPPGGTRLRVLVQLRATGPDGLRVPLTYALTLQTRAGRWEIASLDGAPAQATTPSSTSS; encoded by the coding sequence GTGAACGCCCCCGCCGAGGTGGCCGAGGACGAGCAGAGCTGGGAGGAGGAGGCGGGCGGCTGGTCCTGGTCGACCGGCGCGACCGCGAACACTGCGGTCGTGCTGCGCTGGGCGATGTGGGGCCTGATCCTCCTGGGCCCGCTGCTCGGTAGTGCCGCCTTCCTGTCCCGCCCGGCCTCGGCCGGCCTTGCCCGGCAGCAGCCGCCGGTGGCCGCACCCGCCACCGGCTCGCAGGGTGCGGCCGGCTTCGCCCAGTTGTTCGTCGCCGCCTACATCTCGGCTGGCGACGGCGACCAGACCAAACTCACCCCGTTCTTCCCCGGTGCCACCGACCTGCGCCTCGAAGGAGCGTCCGGTCAGCGCCGCGGCGACCAGCTCACGGTGGTGAGGCTGCGCCAGAGTGACCGGGACATCTGGTCGGTGACGGTCGCCGCCCACGTCACCACCGTTACCGGTGCCAGCGCTGGCGCCGATGGCGCTTCCCCGGCGGCCGACAGCTCCGCAGGGGCGACGACCGCGCCCGCCGCGGCGGCGGGGTCAGCTGGGTCGGTGCACTACTTCCAGGTGCCGGTGGCCACCGCTCCCGCCGGCGGCGGTGCGAGCGGCTACGTGGCACTGGCGATGCCCGCCGAGGTCGCCGCCCCGCCTCGCATCCAGGCGCCGGCGCTGGTGTACGGGCCGTGGCGGCCGGCCCTGCCCGGCGACCCGCTGACCGCAGCGGTCACCGAGTTCCTCACCTCCTACCTCACCGGCACCGGGGACCTGACCCGCTACCTCTCCCCCGGCACCCAGCTGACCGCCATCAGCCCCGCCCCGTACACGGCGCTGGCTGTCGACGAGTTGGCCGTCGAGGGCGAGCAGAGCGGCACGCAGCTGACAACGGTGCCGCCCGGCGGCACCCGGCTACGCGTGCTGGTCCAGCTGCGCGCCACCGGTCCGGACGGGCTGCGCGTCCCGCTCACCTACGCCCTCACCCTCCAGACCCGGGCCGGGCGCTGGGAGATCGCCTCCCTCGACGGCGCCCCCGCCCAGGCCACCACCCCCTCGTCCACCTCGTCCTGA
- a CDS encoding ATP/GTP-binding protein → MSAPTVDLAKPAADGASRSMRPVYTERVELVLALPDHQPLAALGLAPDPLQQLATALSSVRTADGERADVVLDLVPVTQRALARRRRRLVARSKRRGPTAYGEKLTGGRWGAGLVESFTAAWCGGSSGSGGGAARGGRLPRMTDVRDAVGKFEPGSAVFEVQLLLRTQAAHPQAALERMHQLLAVFAATSGENYLKVCRPRTRRAVAGFDRRFDTGEFAPRRRQWLTVPELAGFLKPPTARCHAPGVVRSGGLVPPAPATLPVYTGQRDLVPLGAVVYPDGVERIGAARVKDLLFALSLGKAGHGKTEQALVQGIALAHNGYGTWFLDPHGEAWVRAKPYLAHPHITGRLWEINLAKTGPEQMVVSWNPLSMENRAAADVQDIVRSVVEGIAAAQDWGDHAPRARTILARTAQALALLNLQAVAAGAPDAQCTLFQIRTWLVDEEWRWALLAKLPQRVRDYWEKTFPALAKDAVPTVTYAIDRIDTSQSLQAFFGSPRSGYDVRSAMNENKVVFVCPSGSESDALVSCLLIHDLHRAGLSRQDTLREDRHTFWGWGDELTALDASSKGFLAAIAEQLRKYEVRFTGMTQMALRLSAITRQALLQNQSLLSTCAADYDEAAFVAKRWNGHVTPETITELPKYHYIMSIALDGQRTTPFRVRGLPVEEVFAHYFNPDGIPDLDAAIDTNMRRRPAGQILADLEHLDTEILTHHLGLTGGQAGDPTTRLD, encoded by the coding sequence GTGAGCGCGCCGACGGTCGACCTCGCCAAGCCCGCCGCCGACGGTGCCTCCCGTTCGATGCGGCCGGTCTACACGGAGCGTGTCGAGCTGGTCCTGGCCCTGCCCGACCACCAGCCGCTGGCCGCACTCGGCCTGGCCCCCGATCCGCTCCAGCAGCTGGCCACCGCACTCTCCTCGGTGCGCACCGCGGACGGGGAGCGGGCGGATGTGGTCCTCGACCTGGTCCCCGTCACCCAGCGGGCGCTGGCCCGGCGACGTCGGCGTCTGGTGGCGCGCTCCAAGCGGCGCGGCCCCACCGCGTACGGCGAGAAGCTCACCGGCGGACGGTGGGGGGCGGGGCTGGTGGAGTCGTTCACTGCGGCCTGGTGCGGCGGATCATCGGGCAGTGGCGGTGGCGCGGCACGAGGTGGGCGTCTGCCGCGGATGACCGACGTGCGCGATGCGGTCGGGAAGTTCGAGCCCGGCTCGGCGGTGTTCGAGGTGCAGCTGCTGCTGCGCACCCAGGCCGCGCACCCGCAGGCCGCGCTGGAGCGCATGCACCAGCTGCTCGCCGTGTTCGCCGCCACCTCCGGCGAGAACTACCTGAAGGTGTGCCGGCCCCGCACCCGGCGGGCTGTCGCCGGCTTCGACCGGCGCTTCGACACCGGGGAGTTCGCGCCCAGGCGCCGGCAGTGGCTGACCGTGCCGGAGCTCGCCGGGTTCCTGAAGCCGCCGACCGCCCGGTGCCATGCCCCAGGGGTGGTGCGCTCCGGCGGACTGGTCCCGCCGGCCCCGGCGACCCTGCCCGTCTACACCGGCCAGCGCGATCTGGTGCCGCTGGGCGCGGTCGTCTACCCCGACGGCGTGGAGCGGATCGGGGCCGCGCGGGTGAAGGACCTGCTGTTCGCGTTGTCGCTCGGCAAGGCCGGGCACGGCAAGACCGAGCAGGCCCTGGTGCAGGGCATCGCGCTGGCCCACAACGGATACGGCACCTGGTTCCTCGATCCGCACGGCGAGGCGTGGGTGCGGGCCAAGCCCTACCTGGCACACCCTCACATCACCGGCCGGCTGTGGGAGATCAACCTCGCCAAAACCGGCCCGGAGCAGATGGTCGTCTCCTGGAACCCGCTGTCCATGGAGAACCGGGCCGCAGCCGATGTCCAGGACATCGTGCGCTCGGTCGTCGAGGGCATCGCCGCTGCCCAAGACTGGGGCGACCACGCGCCCCGTGCCCGCACGATCCTGGCCCGCACCGCCCAGGCCCTGGCCCTGCTCAACCTCCAGGCCGTCGCCGCGGGCGCGCCGGATGCGCAGTGCACGCTCTTCCAGATCAGGACCTGGCTGGTGGACGAGGAGTGGCGCTGGGCGCTGCTGGCAAAACTGCCGCAGCGGGTGCGGGACTACTGGGAGAAGACGTTCCCTGCCCTGGCGAAGGATGCGGTGCCGACCGTCACCTACGCCATCGACCGCATCGACACCTCCCAGTCGCTGCAAGCCTTCTTCGGCTCACCCCGCTCGGGCTACGACGTCCGCAGCGCGATGAACGAGAACAAGGTCGTCTTCGTGTGCCCCTCCGGCTCCGAGTCGGACGCGCTGGTGTCCTGCCTGCTCATCCACGACCTGCACCGCGCCGGCCTGTCCCGCCAGGACACCCTGCGCGAAGATCGGCACACGTTCTGGGGCTGGGGCGATGAGCTGACCGCCCTGGACGCCTCCTCGAAAGGCTTCCTGGCCGCGATCGCCGAGCAGCTGCGCAAGTACGAGGTCCGGTTCACCGGCATGACGCAGATGGCGCTGCGCCTGTCCGCGATCACCCGACAGGCGCTGCTGCAGAACCAGTCCCTGCTGTCCACCTGCGCCGCGGACTACGACGAGGCCGCGTTCGTCGCCAAGCGCTGGAACGGGCACGTCACCCCCGAGACCATCACCGAGCTCCCCAAGTACCACTACATCATGTCGATCGCCCTGGACGGACAGCGCACCACCCCGTTCCGCGTCCGCGGCCTGCCCGTCGAGGAGGTGTTCGCCCACTACTTCAACCCCGACGGCATCCCCGACCTCGATGCGGCGATCGACACCAACATGCGCCGCCGACCCGCCGGCCAGATCCTCGCCGACCTCGAACACCTCGACACCGAGATCCTCACCCACCACCTCGGTCTGACCGGCGGCCAAGCCGGCGACCCCACCACCCGCCTCGACTGA